The following is a genomic window from Aythya fuligula isolate bAytFul2 chromosome 7, bAytFul2.pri, whole genome shotgun sequence.
GTCACCCTCATCAGCCTGGCGGGCTTGCTCATGCTCTTCACCGTCTTCGGGAACGTCCTGGTCATCATCGCCGTCTTCACCAGCCGGGCGCTCAAGGCGCCCCAGAACCTCTTCCTGGTGTCCTTAGCCTCGGCCGACATCCTGGTGGCCACGCTGGTCATCCCCTTCTCCCTGGCGAACGAGGTGATGGGGTACTGGTACTTCGGCAAGGTGTGGTGCGAGATCTACCTGGCCTTGGACGTGCTCTTCTGCACCTCCTCCATCGTGCATTTGTGCGCCATCAGCCTGGACCGCTACTGGTCCATCACGCAAGCCATCGAGTACAACCTGAAGCGCACCCCGCGCCGCATCAAGTGCATCATCTTCATCGTCTGGGTCATCTCGGCCGTCATCTCCTTCCCGCCGCTCATCTCCATCGAGAAGAAGAGCGGGCAGCAGGCAGACCAGGGGGTCGCGCTGTGCAAGATCAACAACGAGAAGTGGTACATCATCTCCTCTAGCATCGGCTCCTTCTTTGCCCCCTGCCTCATCATGATCCTGGTCTACGTGCGCATCTATCAGATAGCCAAGAGGCGCACCAGGGTGCCGCCGAACAAGCGGGCGGAGCGCCCCGAGAAGAAGCAGAACGGCTTGGCCGACAAGGAGGACCTGCCGGCCACAGCCCAGCTCAACGGGGAGAAAGCGGCCGGAGGAG
Proteins encoded in this region:
- the ADRA2A gene encoding alpha-2A adrenergic receptor — encoded protein: MFNRERPFTERGHFFSSMEYQRQLGEEEGYPPPAANGSFNDSGVGPGWGTVYPLHATVTLISLAGLLMLFTVFGNVLVIIAVFTSRALKAPQNLFLVSLASADILVATLVIPFSLANEVMGYWYFGKVWCEIYLALDVLFCTSSIVHLCAISLDRYWSITQAIEYNLKRTPRRIKCIIFIVWVISAVISFPPLISIEKKSGQQADQGVALCKINNEKWYIISSSIGSFFAPCLIMILVYVRIYQIAKRRTRVPPNKRAERPEKKQNGLADKEDLPATAQLNGEKAAGGGDGQEGEVNGIDMEETSSSEHQDNNQPKKSERPSRGKAKTKLSQIKPGDSLPRKVEEERTTKGSRWRGRQNREKRFTFVLAVVIGVFVICWFPFFFTYTLTAVCTSCSVPDTLFKFFFWFGYCNSSLNPVIYTIFNHDFRRAFKRILCRIERKRIV